The DNA segment TCACGATTGCCTTGGGCTGAATGATCTCCAACTGACGAATGAGATACGGAGCGCAAGATCTGGTTTCCTCTTCGTCAGGCGGACGATCCTTTTCAAACTTCATATCCAAGGTTGGCCTGCACTTTACTATATTCGCAATATAGACCGATTCTCTAGGGACCCCCATCCCTTTTTCAATGATCCTCGTCAGAAGTTCACCGGCCCTTCCCACAAACGGACGACCGGTCAAATCCTCTTGTTTTCCAGGACCTTCCCCTATAAAAACCACCTCCGCATCCGGATTTCCTTCTCCGAAAACGGTTTGAGTTCGGGTGGTATGGAGCT comes from the Leptospira sp. WS92.C1 genome and includes:
- a CDS encoding uracil-DNA glycosylase family protein, with the translated sequence MSKEEKLRRLNIVQSEVNSCKLCKLHTTRTQTVFGEGNPDAEVVFIGEGPGKQEDLTGRPFVGRAGELLTRIIEKGMGVPRESVYIANIVKCRPTLDMKFEKDRPPDEEETRSCAPYLIRQLEIIQPKAIVTLGNPSTRFILNTKEGITKLRGTWGSFYGIPVMPTYHPSFVIRNGGENSPLKREVWEDIKKVMDLLGWKRPS